A section of the Leptospira semungkisensis genome encodes:
- a CDS encoding NADase-type glycan-binding domain-containing protein, whose product MFKKYLLLVLCASLLFECGKKLPVSMITATSMESGLPFDILDGKNWRPEKGAKFVKLHFYPDETFQLSKIEVESCNGEFSEPITAYINFDEYSQDLEKGSTAVVKFDTPRNTRSVTFNFHKNPDVCIQKISFYDEKGSKLKWKGPKVVDASVTASETAKPNLSYDVMNLFDSRYEYAWASDKKGKGVALDFSFKEKQKITSIKIWNGYQRSDRHCQTNGRLKTATLTGDGGYSEKIEVQDVLGPQTIALPKPFEGKNLKLTVDSIYEGKDYKGLVISEIRFSDGEEWLLPNPMEQVHKIAKHNFFQFTAAGVTNVLNWSFVGSEFYGSIPTAAPSTEQPQAGETPPSPSSEEAAANQETAQPELLSSNWTLRLRSDGSLFFEGNTSSAETDGPGKINKTFFALGNYEIKEAKPDGLKLRIFGLVRKMSAREYNEEYYGGDCNGCGRDCNRSDDPENGEKIFQETIRIRKSGDKIYVQNENPGKTFEFSTLELIQE is encoded by the coding sequence ATGTTTAAAAAATATTTACTTTTGGTGCTTTGCGCTTCGCTTCTATTCGAGTGCGGAAAGAAATTGCCTGTCTCTATGATTACCGCTACTTCAATGGAAAGCGGCCTTCCGTTCGATATCTTGGATGGAAAGAACTGGAGACCGGAAAAAGGGGCGAAGTTCGTAAAACTTCATTTTTATCCGGACGAGACATTTCAATTATCCAAAATAGAAGTTGAGTCTTGTAACGGAGAGTTCTCCGAACCGATTACCGCCTATATTAATTTTGATGAATATAGCCAAGATTTGGAGAAAGGCTCTACTGCAGTCGTCAAATTCGATACTCCCAGAAATACAAGATCTGTGACTTTTAATTTTCACAAGAATCCGGATGTTTGTATCCAAAAGATCAGTTTCTACGACGAGAAAGGTTCCAAGCTTAAGTGGAAGGGACCAAAAGTTGTGGATGCGAGTGTAACTGCTTCCGAGACTGCAAAACCGAATCTTTCTTATGATGTAATGAATCTTTTCGATTCCAGATATGAGTATGCTTGGGCATCGGATAAGAAAGGAAAGGGAGTCGCATTAGATTTTTCTTTTAAAGAAAAACAGAAAATAACTTCGATCAAGATCTGGAACGGCTATCAGAGATCCGATAGACATTGTCAGACAAACGGAAGATTGAAGACCGCAACCTTGACTGGAGACGGTGGATATTCCGAGAAAATAGAAGTCCAAGATGTTTTGGGACCTCAGACAATCGCTTTACCTAAACCTTTCGAAGGAAAGAATCTAAAACTCACAGTGGATTCCATTTACGAAGGAAAAGATTATAAGGGACTCGTGATCAGCGAGATCCGTTTCTCCGATGGAGAAGAATGGTTGCTTCCGAACCCGATGGAACAAGTCCATAAGATCGCAAAACATAATTTCTTCCAATTTACTGCGGCAGGAGTGACTAACGTTCTGAATTGGAGTTTTGTAGGAAGTGAGTTTTACGGAAGCATTCCTACTGCAGCTCCGAGTACGGAGCAACCGCAAGCCGGAGAGACTCCTCCTTCTCCTTCTTCCGAAGAGGCTGCTGCAAATCAGGAAACTGCTCAGCCTGAACTTTTGTCTTCGAATTGGACCCTTCGTTTGAGATCCGATGGAAGTTTATTCTTCGAGGGAAATACTTCTTCTGCAGAAACAGACGGACCCGGAAAGATCAATAAGACTTTCTTTGCATTAGGAAATTATGAAATTAAAGAAGCAAAGCCTGACGGATTAAAGCTTAGGATCTTCGGGCTCGTGAGAAAAATGAGCGCGAGGGAGTATAACGAAGAATACTACGGCGGAGATTGCAATGGTTGCGGTAGGGATTGCAATCGAAGCGACGATCCAGAAAACGGAGAAAAGATCTTCCAAGAAACGATCCGCATACGTAAGTCCGGAGATAAGATCTACGTGCAAAACGAAAACCCTGGAAAGACTTTCGAATTCTCCACTCTTGAATTGATCCAAGAGTAA
- a CDS encoding glycosyl hydrolase family 67: MLALVDGSAPFFLESSKRSQNWSKAPLSHLEKSSLPSRKKHKRVRESFSKYTKRISKLGFNAISLDEFCYLANYSFYPFPLAEKIRSYRKKYKKLFKIATSQGLQIFLTSDFFSVNEFISKHTGNELGKIITLFESALEDVFSTFPEISGIILRIGESDGVDVTGDFRSKLFLKTPAEANRFLKEILPVFEKHNKTLIFRTWTLGAYEIGDLIWNPKTYKKVFQGIDSKSFIISLKYGEGDFFRHLSLNPLFFADERPKLLELQARREYEGFGEYPSFVGWQYENYRNQLLGKANLAGISVWTQTGGWSSFQNITFLKGSSYWNELNSFVSLKLFTEPNWTLEDCLQKFYGKKDLNDFIRFLRLSDLVIENLLYDPCFAKQSFYVHRVRIPTLLHITWDRITVSDPFRSVYSVLNSTPSESMRLGEEAFSSLEEMKRISKKLDLPYDFRFQSKTFRLILNCRKLLYTEDVALFLETKRLAKEFHKKYPKTFRFQISRPKSKPSFVSGLFLKLFLRRRSKYRLLDKILFHPILRKIYYLVFLGIRSRLPDFINRQGMPIRELLS, encoded by the coding sequence ATGCTCGCCTTAGTAGACGGTTCTGCCCCCTTCTTCTTAGAGTCTTCCAAGAGATCTCAAAACTGGTCCAAGGCACCTCTTTCTCATTTAGAAAAATCTTCTCTACCTTCCCGCAAGAAACATAAAAGAGTACGAGAATCTTTTTCTAAATATACCAAGCGAATTTCTAAATTAGGATTCAACGCGATTAGCCTAGATGAGTTTTGTTATTTGGCGAATTATAGTTTCTATCCCTTTCCTTTAGCGGAGAAGATACGCTCCTATCGAAAGAAATATAAGAAGCTATTTAAGATCGCTACCTCTCAAGGCCTCCAGATCTTTCTTACAAGCGATTTCTTTTCCGTAAACGAATTCATTTCCAAACATACGGGGAATGAACTGGGAAAGATCATAACACTTTTTGAAAGCGCATTAGAGGATGTATTCTCTACCTTTCCAGAAATCTCTGGAATCATTCTTAGGATAGGCGAATCGGATGGGGTGGATGTAACCGGCGACTTCAGAAGCAAACTCTTTCTCAAAACACCTGCAGAGGCGAATCGTTTTCTAAAAGAGATCCTGCCTGTCTTCGAAAAGCATAACAAAACTTTAATATTCAGGACCTGGACCTTAGGTGCTTACGAGATAGGAGACTTGATCTGGAATCCAAAAACCTATAAGAAAGTATTCCAAGGAATCGATAGTAAATCCTTTATCATTTCCTTAAAATACGGAGAAGGCGACTTCTTTAGGCATCTTTCCCTAAACCCTCTCTTTTTCGCGGACGAAAGACCTAAGCTACTGGAATTGCAAGCAAGAAGGGAATATGAAGGCTTCGGAGAATATCCTAGTTTCGTCGGTTGGCAATATGAGAATTATAGAAACCAACTCTTGGGAAAGGCGAATTTAGCAGGCATCAGCGTTTGGACCCAAACCGGCGGCTGGTCTTCCTTTCAGAATATTACGTTTTTAAAAGGTTCTTCTTATTGGAACGAATTGAATTCATTCGTATCCCTGAAACTATTCACGGAACCGAATTGGACTCTCGAAGATTGCCTCCAAAAATTTTATGGCAAGAAAGACTTAAACGATTTCATTCGCTTTCTTAGATTGAGCGATCTAGTGATCGAAAATCTTCTCTATGATCCTTGCTTTGCAAAGCAGAGCTTCTATGTTCATAGGGTCCGAATCCCAACCCTTTTGCATATTACCTGGGACAGAATCACAGTCTCGGATCCATTCAGATCGGTTTATTCTGTTTTGAACTCTACACCTTCCGAATCTATGCGCTTAGGAGAAGAAGCATTTTCTTCCTTAGAAGAAATGAAACGCATCTCCAAAAAATTGGATCTACCTTACGATTTTAGATTCCAGTCCAAAACATTCCGACTTATACTGAATTGCAGAAAGCTTCTTTATACGGAAGACGTGGCCTTATTTTTAGAAACGAAACGACTAGCGAAAGAATTCCATAAAAAGTATCCTAAAACGTTTCGCTTTCAGATCTCCAGGCCTAAGTCCAAGCCTTCTTTTGTTTCCGGCTTATTCTTGAAATTGTTTCTAAGAAGAAGAAGCAAGTACCGCCTCTTGGACAAGATCCTCTTCCATCCTATATTAAGAAAGATCTACTACCTGGTATTTTTAGGCATACGAAGCAGACTTCCGGATTTTATCAACAGACAAGGAATGCCGATCCGCGAATTACTCAGCTGA
- a CDS encoding LysR family transcriptional regulator: MEFRQIRYFLEISEAGTFQRAASRLGLTQPALSRQISLLEKELGASVLERGGKEVRLTHEGEIFYQYSKQMKELWDRMQEDLSNDKELKGHYSISAGGTVSAWILPPILKEILQRRPKLSLSVREGDAQETKDALLKGEVDLGILTGPISEPGLTSLEFLSDKIFPVAAKNHPIFLKKKIRSQDLLEESFVLFHPASALRKAVEKRIKSFAKDIRPKIGMELRSVESVIRSIEAGLGIGFLSEYSITSKLRKIQIEDWITERKFYLCYKKKIRAGVSLLAEEIYSYGKKGT, translated from the coding sequence ATGGAATTCAGACAGATCCGCTATTTTCTGGAAATCTCCGAAGCAGGCACTTTTCAAAGGGCAGCTTCTCGTTTGGGACTCACACAGCCTGCCTTGTCTAGGCAGATCTCTCTTTTAGAAAAAGAACTAGGAGCGAGCGTTTTAGAAAGAGGTGGAAAGGAAGTTCGTCTAACTCACGAAGGAGAGATCTTCTACCAATATTCCAAGCAGATGAAGGAACTTTGGGATAGAATGCAGGAAGATCTTTCCAACGATAAGGAATTAAAGGGTCATTATTCCATTTCCGCAGGCGGAACAGTATCTGCCTGGATCCTTCCTCCTATCTTGAAGGAGATCCTACAAAGAAGACCGAAACTTTCCTTATCCGTAAGAGAAGGAGATGCCCAAGAAACCAAGGACGCTTTACTAAAAGGAGAAGTGGACCTTGGAATATTGACTGGACCGATCTCCGAACCAGGTTTGACTTCTCTCGAATTTCTCTCGGATAAGATCTTTCCTGTTGCTGCCAAGAACCATCCAATTTTTTTAAAGAAGAAGATCAGGTCCCAAGACTTACTAGAAGAATCCTTCGTACTATTTCATCCGGCTTCTGCATTACGGAAAGCAGTAGAGAAGAGAATCAAATCCTTCGCCAAAGACATTCGTCCTAAAATAGGAATGGAGCTAAGAAGCGTGGAGTCGGTGATACGATCTATTGAGGCTGGACTTGGGATCGGTTTCTTATCCGAATATTCGATAACTTCTAAACTCAGAAAGATCCAGATAGAAGATTGGATCACCGAAAGAAAATTTTACTTATGCTATAAGAAGAAGATTCGAGCAGGAGTCTCTCTTTTGGCAGAAGAGATTTATTCCTATGGAAAGAAAGGAACGTGA
- the lsa20 gene encoding LIC11469 family lipoprotein adhesin Lsa20, which translates to MQNRKFLILLLAFFSLSFCKKEGSDESFSLNLSGKKGGVPVRINWLYKGLPGKMEIYELASQRPVRLWDTGTGASLSEIPVSSPIEGSQLVLSAGETRKFSLVYKNTTQEKLYFFAAPHAVNPPEFGFGFKFKCLCVNHLFQVEPGSVWYRVVEIRTMPNWASEEFDITHTLVRVDPSQAKEWENQAGHSHSEE; encoded by the coding sequence ATGCAAAATCGGAAATTTCTAATACTTCTGCTAGCTTTTTTCTCTCTTTCTTTTTGTAAGAAGGAAGGCTCCGATGAATCCTTCTCTTTAAATCTCTCGGGAAAGAAGGGAGGAGTTCCTGTTCGGATCAATTGGTTGTACAAGGGACTTCCCGGTAAGATGGAGATCTATGAGCTTGCTTCCCAGAGACCGGTCCGTCTATGGGATACCGGAACTGGAGCAAGCCTTTCCGAGATCCCCGTATCTTCTCCGATTGAGGGCTCTCAATTGGTATTGAGCGCGGGAGAAACTAGAAAGTTCTCATTGGTATATAAGAATACTACTCAGGAAAAGTTATACTTCTTTGCGGCTCCTCATGCAGTAAATCCGCCTGAGTTCGGGTTCGGCTTTAAGTTTAAATGTCTATGCGTGAACCATTTGTTCCAAGTGGAACCTGGATCCGTTTGGTATAGAGTAGTGGAGATCCGAACCATGCCGAATTGGGCGAGCGAAGAGTTCGATATCACCCATACTTTGGTAAGAGTGGATCCTTCTCAGGCGAAAGAATGGGAGAATCAAGCAGGACATTCCCATTCCGAAGAGTGA
- a CDS encoding Rrf2 family transcriptional regulator translates to MSIPSRYSIAIHILSLIEKDGEEASSSQVMADSIGTNPVVVRSLMGKLKKAGLIQSKQGVTGAKLAKSPEEIRLIQIYKAVESEGPLFSIHDKPNPKCPVGKKIQTALTGIFQEAQSALEAKLAEFNLSDVIYNLDSDKKKRA, encoded by the coding sequence ATGTCTATCCCTAGTAGATACTCCATAGCAATCCATATCCTATCCTTGATCGAAAAAGACGGAGAAGAAGCAAGTTCCTCTCAAGTCATGGCGGATAGCATAGGAACAAATCCTGTGGTAGTCAGAAGCCTGATGGGAAAGCTAAAGAAGGCAGGATTAATCCAATCCAAGCAAGGGGTAACTGGTGCCAAACTCGCCAAGTCCCCAGAAGAGATCCGTCTTATCCAGATCTACAAGGCAGTAGAATCAGAAGGTCCACTCTTCTCTATCCATGATAAACCGAATCCAAAATGTCCTGTAGGAAAGAAGATCCAAACTGCTCTCACGGGAATCTTTCAAGAAGCACAGTCTGCCTTAGAGGCCAAATTGGCAGAGTTCAATCTGTCTGACGTGATCTATAACCTGGATTCGGATAAAAAGAAAAGAGCTTAA
- a CDS encoding DMT family transporter, whose amino-acid sequence MQENRLRTYLEFQLSQILISGNVLFAQLLSYSPSMINWGRTLFSFILLGLVLYIRKRPFFFPTKKENLISLALGVVLAVHWVTFFASAQKANIAIAVLTLFTHPVWTVLLEPLFFPSRVKVLDLGMALLVFFGMWILVPSFDLNNSYMIAVSLGLISSLCMAFRNLLTKKYLSSHGSTQVIFHQTLVTCFLLSPVLFFEPIFSTTRDWSLIILLGVFLTAIGHTFYIKAVFRMKVKTAGLLSTVQPVYSAILAWLILGEVPRKEEFIGGGFILLAACIETLRYQKKTE is encoded by the coding sequence ATGCAGGAAAATCGACTTAGAACGTATCTTGAATTTCAGCTTTCTCAGATACTGATCAGCGGAAACGTTCTATTCGCTCAACTTCTCTCATATTCCCCTTCTATGATCAATTGGGGAAGAACCCTATTCTCCTTTATTCTTCTTGGACTCGTTCTTTATATTCGCAAGCGGCCCTTCTTCTTTCCTACTAAAAAAGAAAACCTGATCTCACTAGCATTAGGAGTCGTCTTAGCGGTTCATTGGGTTACATTCTTCGCGTCGGCCCAGAAAGCAAATATTGCGATCGCAGTCTTGACTCTATTTACCCATCCTGTCTGGACTGTTTTACTCGAACCTTTATTCTTTCCATCCAGAGTAAAGGTATTGGATTTAGGAATGGCGCTTTTAGTCTTCTTCGGGATGTGGATCCTTGTTCCTAGTTTTGATCTCAATAATTCTTATATGATCGCAGTTAGTCTTGGACTCATTTCTTCTCTTTGCATGGCATTCCGAAATCTTCTAACGAAGAAGTATCTGTCAAGTCATGGCTCCACTCAAGTGATCTTTCATCAGACACTGGTGACTTGTTTTCTATTAAGTCCTGTTTTATTCTTCGAACCTATTTTTTCTACTACGAGAGATTGGAGCCTGATCATACTCTTGGGAGTTTTCTTAACTGCGATCGGACATACCTTCTATATCAAGGCAGTGTTCCGAATGAAGGTAAAGACAGCAGGACTTCTTTCGACTGTGCAGCCGGTGTATTCGGCAATCCTTGCCTGGTTGATTTTAGGAGAAGTCCCCAGAAAAGAAGAATTTATCGGCGGAGGATTTATTCTTCTCGCTGCTTGCATAGAAACATTGCGTTATCAGAAAAAGACGGAATAG
- a CDS encoding fatty acid desaturase, with product MIAVAEKQTHQVPTKLYQRLSSKERSKRIMKWIRFRDKKLRQKFGFLKHQDALGLAITLGSAAGMILFGSLYIAGIIPAWTCIVANGVLASILHEVEHDLIHNLYYKDNLKVQNFMFWTVWIFRGNTVSPWYRRMIHTLHHKVSGHKEDIEERLIGNGMRFGLKRFITMLDGNMSFLFQAHILRREAPKFKRSEITRSSWPYLVIFYHLWYNFLFINLFYIGNELLGKPVEVPAWLDSIRHFLNIAAVVYTIPNWIRQTSIQIVSSNMHYYGDVKGLYDQTQVLNRWFLFPLHLFCFNFGSTHGIHHFVVNQPFYLRQAVAPFVHPAMKRYGIRFNDFGSIFRGNRLGNQDALLA from the coding sequence ATGATCGCCGTCGCAGAAAAACAGACTCATCAGGTTCCAACCAAACTCTATCAAAGACTTTCTTCTAAAGAAAGAAGCAAGCGGATCATGAAATGGATTCGCTTTCGCGACAAGAAGTTGCGTCAAAAATTCGGATTCTTAAAGCACCAAGATGCTCTTGGTCTTGCGATTACTCTAGGCTCCGCTGCGGGTATGATCCTTTTCGGAAGTTTATACATTGCGGGAATAATCCCTGCTTGGACTTGCATCGTGGCAAACGGGGTTCTTGCTTCTATCTTGCATGAAGTGGAACACGACCTTATCCACAATCTCTATTATAAGGACAATCTTAAGGTTCAAAATTTCATGTTTTGGACCGTATGGATCTTTCGAGGAAATACGGTAAGCCCTTGGTATAGAAGAATGATCCATACTCTTCACCATAAGGTTTCCGGTCACAAGGAAGATATAGAAGAGCGCCTCATCGGAAATGGAATGAGATTCGGCCTGAAAAGATTCATTACCATGCTGGATGGGAATATGTCCTTCTTATTCCAAGCTCATATTCTTAGAAGAGAAGCACCGAAGTTCAAGAGAAGTGAGATCACCAGATCCAGTTGGCCTTATCTTGTGATCTTCTATCATCTTTGGTACAACTTTCTGTTCATCAATTTATTTTATATTGGGAATGAACTCTTAGGAAAACCTGTAGAAGTTCCTGCTTGGTTGGATTCTATTCGTCATTTCCTGAATATTGCTGCGGTAGTTTATACCATCCCGAATTGGATCCGTCAGACTAGCATTCAAATCGTTTCTTCCAACATGCATTATTATGGGGATGTGAAGGGATTGTACGACCAAACGCAAGTATTGAATCGTTGGTTCTTATTTCCTCTTCATTTGTTCTGTTTCAATTTCGGAAGCACTCACGGCATCCACCATTTCGTGGTAAACCAACCATTCTATCTACGCCAAGCTGTGGCTCCCTTCGTTCATCCTGCGATGAAACGATATGGGATCCGTTTCAATGACTTCGGAAGTATCTTCCGAGGAAATCGACTTGGAAATCAGGACGCATTGCTCGCTTAA
- a CDS encoding helix-turn-helix domain-containing protein, giving the protein MPNAGLISQSYDNTNPWFLLFWGITQFGAALGILMSLGQLVMEKKSSLNRLLALLFFQMGILQVSFLLLVSGKYMEFPRISLTEFPLIASTGPILFGIHRVSQDKDSERSPFLGLSGKHLVLPGLVWITYLAAILILPTEYMIGRISQFMTQTGWGEGEILLVIPLLNLGFYIWLILRGSWDLFRWEILQEEWTARILLFMVLATFANMAFGGIFLAFKSSLSLLACSSMMGLSLCLAYLIGHKRPAFFQTLQEVSEATRQKYARSLLLGVNRDALRESLKQLMERDKLYRDEELTLADLADELALSTHQVSELINQELGINFSAFVNDYRIQEACELLQKEPDRSVLDIAFAVGFATKSSFHRAFQKHTGKTPSQFRGSESV; this is encoded by the coding sequence ATGCCCAATGCCGGACTGATAAGTCAAAGTTACGACAATACAAATCCTTGGTTCTTACTCTTTTGGGGAATCACACAGTTCGGAGCAGCACTCGGAATTCTAATGTCCTTGGGCCAATTGGTCATGGAAAAGAAGTCCTCTTTGAACCGACTCTTAGCCCTTCTATTCTTCCAAATGGGAATATTGCAAGTGAGCTTCCTACTACTAGTTTCCGGAAAATACATGGAGTTTCCCAGGATTTCCTTGACGGAATTCCCTTTGATAGCCTCGACTGGACCGATTTTGTTCGGAATACATAGAGTCAGTCAGGACAAGGATTCAGAAAGAAGCCCATTTTTAGGACTTTCCGGGAAGCATCTGGTACTACCGGGCCTTGTTTGGATTACGTATCTGGCGGCCATCCTGATTCTTCCTACCGAGTACATGATAGGTAGGATCTCTCAATTCATGACCCAAACCGGATGGGGAGAAGGAGAAATCCTACTCGTAATTCCACTTCTCAACCTCGGATTCTATATCTGGCTGATTCTAAGAGGGAGCTGGGACTTATTTAGGTGGGAGATCCTACAAGAAGAATGGACCGCTCGCATCCTTTTATTCATGGTCCTGGCAACCTTTGCGAACATGGCCTTTGGTGGGATCTTCTTGGCATTCAAATCCTCACTCTCCCTACTCGCCTGTTCCTCTATGATGGGGCTTAGCCTTTGTCTCGCGTATTTGATCGGTCATAAGCGCCCCGCCTTCTTCCAGACTTTACAGGAAGTGAGCGAGGCAACTCGCCAGAAATATGCACGTTCCCTTCTTCTGGGAGTAAACCGAGACGCCTTAAGAGAAAGCTTGAAACAACTCATGGAAAGAGACAAGCTCTATCGGGATGAGGAACTCACCCTGGCGGATCTTGCGGATGAGCTCGCTCTTTCCACACACCAGGTCTCGGAACTGATCAACCAAGAATTGGGAATCAACTTCTCCGCATTCGTAAATGATTATAGGATCCAAGAAGCCTGCGAGCTTCTCCAGAAGGAACCGGATCGTTCCGTCTTGGACATTGCATTTGCTGTGGGCTTTGCTACCAAGTCCTCATTCCACAGAGCCTTTCAAAAACATACCGGCAAGACTCCTTCCCAATTCAGAGGAAGCGAGTCTGTTTGA
- a CDS encoding NAD(P)-dependent oxidoreductase, giving the protein MKIVVFGATGMIGQRIVAEALSRGHEVVAVSRNVSKLTQENKNLTKKSGDILDTKFVTELANGANAVISAHGPGKDEIGNVPQIISSLLEGTHAAGDTKVYFVGGAGSLKVAPNLDLVDAPGFPDEYKEVALVHRNALHFMRDSKFTHWTYLSPAAYIYPGEKAGNYRLGNEDLVQDSQGNSKISVDDFADAMINEVENPKHLGKRFTLAY; this is encoded by the coding sequence ATGAAAATCGTAGTATTCGGAGCAACCGGAATGATCGGACAAAGGATTGTAGCAGAAGCACTTTCCAGAGGTCATGAGGTAGTCGCGGTTTCTCGCAATGTTTCCAAGCTCACCCAAGAGAATAAGAATTTAACCAAGAAGTCGGGCGATATCTTAGATACAAAGTTTGTGACCGAGCTCGCAAATGGAGCAAATGCAGTGATCAGCGCTCACGGTCCGGGCAAGGATGAGATCGGTAATGTACCGCAAATCATTTCTTCTTTATTGGAAGGAACTCATGCAGCAGGCGATACTAAGGTCTACTTCGTAGGCGGTGCGGGAAGTTTGAAAGTAGCTCCGAATCTGGATCTAGTAGATGCTCCAGGATTTCCGGACGAATACAAAGAAGTCGCGCTCGTTCACAGGAATGCGCTCCATTTTATGCGCGATTCTAAATTTACCCATTGGACCTACCTGAGTCCTGCGGCTTATATTTACCCGGGAGAAAAAGCAGGCAATTATCGTTTAGGTAATGAAGATCTGGTCCAAGATTCCCAAGGAAATAGCAAGATCTCCGTGGATGATTTCGCAGACGCGATGATAAACGAGGTCGAAAATCCGAAGCATTTAGGCAAAAGATTCACCCTCGCCTATTAA
- a CDS encoding alpha/beta hydrolase, translating to MKKIFQRIGIGLGLIAVLYVGIYYITFPKYEFHSNIDLNQDFDSFYKSKLEETKSKKGRIGSEEKLIRFSPAKTEYAILYIHGFGASRAEGEATVDKIASKFKANTYYLRLPGHGTNNEDHRDTPFSEYLRVAEETFLMMDKLGNHTILMGTSMGGLISTYLAAKYPDKTKILVLYSPFYDFTVPLARIFFYPGGTEFGETVQGKIRKSPPKKPDDGIGEHYYEYWYKDQYLAAVRHVSEATKFVLGQDPLPKITSPTLLVYYYKDKDHQDKTASVAAMLDAFSKIGGEHPNPLNTKVAIEEGSHVLTSTHVHSDKEKVESAVLDFLKKAGVR from the coding sequence ATGAAGAAAATATTCCAAAGGATCGGTATCGGCCTAGGGTTGATAGCGGTTCTGTATGTTGGTATCTATTACATTACCTTTCCCAAATATGAATTCCATTCCAACATAGATCTAAACCAAGATTTCGATTCCTTTTATAAATCGAAATTAGAAGAGACCAAATCCAAAAAAGGAAGGATCGGATCCGAAGAGAAGTTGATCCGCTTTTCTCCGGCCAAGACAGAATATGCCATCCTTTATATACATGGCTTCGGCGCTTCTCGCGCAGAAGGAGAAGCGACCGTAGACAAGATCGCCTCCAAATTTAAGGCAAATACGTATTATCTCCGCCTTCCTGGCCATGGAACAAACAATGAGGACCACAGAGACACTCCATTTAGCGAGTATCTACGGGTTGCCGAAGAGACCTTCCTCATGATGGATAAATTAGGAAATCATACTATTTTAATGGGAACAAGCATGGGAGGATTGATATCGACATATCTAGCTGCCAAATATCCGGACAAGACCAAGATACTCGTATTGTATTCCCCATTTTATGATTTTACCGTTCCTCTAGCTCGTATATTCTTTTATCCGGGAGGGACCGAGTTCGGCGAAACTGTCCAAGGAAAGATCAGAAAATCTCCTCCTAAAAAGCCGGATGACGGGATCGGCGAGCATTATTACGAGTATTGGTACAAAGACCAGTATCTAGCGGCAGTCCGCCATGTGAGTGAAGCTACGAAATTCGTATTGGGACAGGACCCGCTTCCTAAGATCACAAGTCCTACCTTATTAGTATATTATTATAAGGACAAGGACCACCAAGACAAGACTGCAAGCGTAGCAGCTATGCTGGATGCGTTTTCCAAGATAGGAGGAGAGCACCCGAATCCTCTCAATACCAAGGTAGCGATAGAGGAAGGAAGCCACGTTCTCACCTCGACACATGTTCATTCCGATAAGGAGAAAGTGGAATCTGCAGTTCTGGATTTCTTGAAGAAAGCAGGAGTGCGCTAA